Proteins from a genomic interval of Diaphorobacter sp. HDW4A:
- a CDS encoding tape measure protein gives MADKQVSYRINAEATGQESVARMADELDELAKILDKELAQKAQSTAARLRELGEQDAAITNFIQLKSQSDAAATALSRAETEASGFAKQIAASGPPTAQEAANLQRLQATVDSTRAAFGQQLEAVNRAQGELQRYGVAGQTARGVQERLRAEIVQVAQSVQELSPAYQRAANGAATAGASMTRTHRAIGEGVESISAQLARLQQFYVGLQSVRGLTNMGLEFAQTADQVTNLQSRMKLVTGEAENFKQGWEGVVDVALRTHSALEGTGTLFTRIAQTGKDAGLSSQNAAAQALALTETINQTIQISGASAEASSAAITQLVQGLQSGVLRGDEFNSVMEQAPRLARALADGLGVTTGELRKMAEAGALSADTVIRALRGQSDTIATEFQKLPPTVGRALQDLSTQWSLYVSEVDQANGVSAKAASMIDMLSGNLRTVAGLLIDVGQAAAGFAALRLAQYFLGISTATAAATTATTAHTAATVANTAATTANAAAKTANTAATSANAAANVAAAVTTGRAAAGVGAQVAAASGAITTAAASAGRLFAALKFLRSFTLVGLIVNLKDIGTWMGETAAKLAGYKDRTKELAEAEKAAVEVTKEVAASRARMADATQAAIDKQFDLSKAARTAVDAFTQLTKNGELSASAVKKVTENFDLTKVQGIKDFTATLDKLVADGKLGAGEFQAEWAKALEGKDLAQFEVMARQAFGQAVAVANAAAADVKNAIAAGVSGEELDELEVKARVALGAVGRDGERLGSILDASLREAVKRSGLEFTQLQGNIGTAARSAINDVEAIVTGMASLKDQGVDVSRVLSASLSKAINTADGQAAIDSLKQRIESLRGQLGDKITDGLLEQAKVKADELKDAVNNALPGIQGVREAMKQLGITSDASLKDTAKSAKDAYDVMRSSGQASARELSEGFKRAAEAAIEANKGIAPSWVTAEAGVRGYDLAVDQAGKTTLKVRQVTGNAAGGMAGDWKGVQSSVEGASRALQEYQQLVKQKYGKPGEGDKPEQLGEGVEKIGSGYRNKDGMTSDAKGQAQQQFVWTQATIIDYLKQSGIEAKVAEELSKQFLNSNGDVNYDASIAQQRWGGKYSTLSQALGKMSEYYQFGDGKHEYADMQADGAKKPDAPSPSPSPSPSPAPSPSPGGGSGGNTYINNITIYGVGQWGSVKGTTTHTTAQSASTEERLLRELAESKGVAQ, from the coding sequence ATGGCGGATAAGCAAGTCAGTTATCGGATCAACGCGGAGGCGACCGGGCAGGAGTCCGTCGCTCGCATGGCTGACGAACTGGACGAGCTTGCCAAGATTCTGGACAAAGAACTGGCGCAGAAGGCGCAGTCCACAGCAGCTCGCCTGCGCGAGCTGGGGGAGCAGGACGCGGCGATCACCAATTTCATCCAGCTCAAGTCCCAGTCCGATGCGGCCGCGACGGCGTTGAGTCGGGCCGAGACCGAAGCGTCGGGATTTGCCAAGCAGATCGCAGCCTCGGGGCCACCGACAGCACAGGAAGCCGCCAACCTGCAGCGGCTGCAGGCGACCGTGGACTCCACGCGTGCGGCATTTGGGCAGCAGCTCGAGGCGGTCAATCGCGCTCAGGGCGAGCTGCAGCGTTATGGCGTTGCTGGGCAGACAGCTCGCGGGGTGCAGGAGCGCCTGCGCGCCGAAATTGTGCAAGTGGCTCAGTCGGTGCAGGAATTGTCTCCAGCCTATCAGCGCGCGGCCAATGGCGCGGCCACTGCCGGTGCGAGCATGACCCGCACCCACCGGGCCATCGGTGAAGGTGTCGAGTCCATCAGCGCGCAACTTGCGCGGCTGCAGCAGTTCTATGTCGGATTGCAGAGCGTTCGTGGCCTGACGAACATGGGACTGGAGTTTGCCCAGACGGCCGACCAGGTCACCAATCTGCAAAGTCGCATGAAGCTGGTGACGGGGGAGGCGGAGAACTTCAAGCAAGGTTGGGAAGGTGTCGTCGACGTTGCATTGAGGACGCACAGTGCGCTGGAGGGAACTGGCACGCTGTTTACGCGTATTGCACAGACAGGCAAGGACGCAGGCCTCTCGTCTCAGAACGCCGCAGCGCAGGCACTGGCGCTCACCGAGACCATCAACCAGACGATCCAGATCAGCGGAGCGAGCGCGGAGGCTTCCAGCGCTGCCATTACGCAACTGGTGCAGGGCCTGCAATCAGGTGTGCTGCGCGGCGATGAATTCAACAGCGTCATGGAGCAAGCTCCGCGCCTTGCGCGCGCGCTGGCGGATGGCCTGGGCGTGACTACTGGCGAGCTGCGCAAGATGGCCGAGGCCGGAGCGTTGTCGGCCGATACAGTCATTCGTGCGCTGCGCGGACAGAGCGATACGATTGCCACCGAATTCCAGAAGCTGCCGCCCACGGTGGGCCGTGCCCTGCAGGACTTGTCTACGCAGTGGAGCCTGTATGTCTCGGAGGTTGATCAAGCCAACGGCGTGAGCGCCAAGGCCGCGTCGATGATCGACATGCTCTCGGGCAACCTGCGCACGGTTGCCGGGTTGCTGATCGACGTGGGGCAGGCTGCTGCAGGCTTTGCGGCATTGCGGCTTGCCCAGTACTTTCTGGGCATCAGCACCGCGACGGCTGCGGCGACTACGGCAACCACCGCTCACACTGCAGCTACCGTTGCGAACACCGCAGCAACCACTGCAAACGCTGCGGCCAAGACGGCCAATACGGCGGCAACATCCGCAAATGCAGCTGCCAATGTAGCTGCAGCAGTGACCACCGGCCGTGCGGCGGCGGGTGTTGGCGCGCAGGTCGCTGCGGCTTCCGGCGCGATCACGACGGCGGCGGCGAGTGCGGGGCGCTTGTTTGCAGCTCTGAAGTTTCTGCGTTCCTTCACATTGGTCGGCCTGATCGTCAATCTCAAAGACATCGGCACCTGGATGGGCGAAACAGCGGCAAAGCTCGCTGGCTACAAAGACCGTACAAAGGAGCTTGCAGAAGCCGAGAAAGCAGCAGTAGAAGTTACAAAGGAAGTGGCGGCTAGTCGCGCGCGCATGGCTGACGCGACCCAGGCAGCAATCGACAAGCAGTTCGATCTCTCGAAAGCTGCACGCACGGCTGTGGATGCCTTCACACAGCTCACCAAAAACGGGGAGTTGTCCGCGTCCGCCGTCAAGAAGGTCACTGAGAACTTCGATTTGACCAAAGTTCAGGGCATCAAGGACTTCACGGCCACGCTCGACAAACTTGTCGCGGATGGGAAGCTCGGCGCGGGAGAGTTCCAGGCTGAGTGGGCGAAGGCGCTCGAAGGAAAAGATCTTGCGCAGTTTGAAGTGATGGCACGTCAGGCATTCGGCCAGGCGGTGGCCGTCGCGAATGCTGCTGCTGCAGATGTGAAGAACGCAATTGCTGCAGGCGTAAGTGGAGAGGAGCTCGATGAGTTGGAGGTCAAGGCGCGTGTCGCTCTTGGCGCGGTGGGAAGAGACGGAGAGCGTCTAGGGTCAATTCTGGATGCGAGCCTGCGCGAAGCGGTCAAGCGTTCAGGCCTTGAGTTCACTCAGCTGCAGGGCAACATCGGTACCGCTGCTCGCAGTGCCATCAACGATGTCGAAGCTATCGTCACCGGCATGGCTAGCCTGAAGGATCAGGGAGTGGATGTGTCACGCGTGCTCTCGGCGAGCTTGTCCAAAGCCATCAACACTGCGGACGGTCAGGCTGCAATCGATAGCCTGAAGCAACGCATCGAGAGCCTGCGCGGCCAGCTCGGCGACAAGATCACCGACGGTCTGCTTGAGCAGGCCAAGGTGAAGGCCGACGAGCTAAAAGACGCTGTCAACAACGCCTTGCCTGGCATTCAAGGCGTTCGCGAGGCAATGAAACAACTGGGCATCACGTCCGATGCATCGTTGAAGGACACTGCGAAGTCTGCCAAGGATGCCTATGACGTGATGCGTAGCAGCGGGCAAGCCAGCGCGCGCGAACTGTCGGAAGGGTTTAAACGTGCTGCCGAAGCCGCCATCGAGGCTAACAAAGGTATTGCGCCTTCATGGGTGACGGCCGAAGCCGGAGTGCGTGGATACGACCTTGCGGTCGACCAGGCTGGCAAGACGACGCTCAAAGTGCGCCAGGTCACTGGCAATGCCGCAGGCGGCATGGCTGGTGACTGGAAGGGTGTGCAGTCGTCGGTCGAAGGCGCGAGCCGTGCTCTGCAGGAGTACCAGCAACTGGTGAAACAGAAATACGGAAAGCCGGGTGAAGGCGACAAGCCGGAGCAGCTCGGCGAGGGCGTTGAAAAGATCGGATCTGGCTACCGCAACAAAGACGGCATGACCAGCGATGCCAAGGGTCAGGCGCAACAGCAGTTCGTGTGGACGCAGGCAACCATCATCGACTATCTCAAGCAATCGGGGATTGAAGCGAAGGTGGCTGAAGAGCTGTCAAAGCAGTTCTTGAATTCCAACGGCGACGTCAACTATGACGCGTCCATTGCTCAGCAGCGGTGGGGCGGCAAGTACAGCACGCTATCGCAGGCCCTCGGGAAGATGTCGGAGTACTACCAGTTTGGAGACGGCAAGCATGAGTATGCGGATATGCAAGCCGACGGCGCAAAGAAGCCTGACGCACCATCGCCGTCTCCCTCTCCCTCTCCCTCGCCAGCACCCAGTCCGTCGCCCGGTGGCGGGTCGGGTGGCAACACCTACATCAACAACATCACGATCTATGGCGTGGGTCAGTGGGGTTCCGTGAAGGGCACCACAACGCACACGACAGCGCAGAGCGCAAGCACTGAAGAGCGCCTGTTGCGCGAACTGGCGGAGTCGAAAGGGGTCGCTCAATGA
- a CDS encoding HK97 gp10 family phage protein: MNLSISLGDLSGIQRGLRDAPAFTREVLEAAMTEATQLVEREVIENIPRASTGLTAKSITRDVMSTPAGVLGVVGSSQPSALFLELGTRPHMPPIDALVPWVRAVLGIRDPKEAKSVAFLVGRKIAREGTKPQRPFERAVTSTETQVIAMFEDAAQRIVRHLAGGPT; the protein is encoded by the coding sequence ATGAACCTGTCCATCAGTCTGGGCGATCTGTCGGGAATCCAGCGCGGCTTGCGTGACGCACCAGCCTTCACCCGCGAGGTGCTCGAAGCCGCGATGACCGAGGCCACTCAACTGGTCGAGCGCGAGGTCATTGAAAACATACCCCGTGCGTCGACAGGTCTGACAGCCAAGAGCATCACCCGTGATGTGATGAGCACGCCTGCAGGTGTGCTGGGCGTGGTGGGCAGTAGCCAGCCCTCTGCCTTGTTCCTGGAGCTGGGTACACGCCCCCACATGCCGCCCATCGACGCGCTGGTGCCATGGGTGCGCGCCGTGCTCGGCATCCGCGATCCGAAGGAAGCCAAGAGCGTTGCTTTCCTCGTCGGCCGCAAGATCGCTCGGGAGGGAACGAAGCCGCAACGGCCGTTTGAGCGCGCGGTGACCTCGACCGAAACTCAGGTGATCGCCATGTTCGAAGACGCTGCCCAGCGCATCGTTCGTCACCTCGCTGGGGGCCCGACATGA
- the terL gene encoding phage terminase large subunit, translated as MAKTSKQFLADLTSLADDLRKQIDANMDGWDVTPEAIAERRRKVCDPVTGFEYWDRNYFPHYGKAEPSVLHQYLYKRLPEIVNAKSGQRDAIAAPRGEAKSTKVSMSFVTWCLVTSSKWYTIIVMDAFEQAAEMLEAIKAELEANPRIASDFPEACGQGKVWRAGVIVTANGRKVEAFGSAKKIRGRRHGSHRPDLAIMDDIENDENVNTPEQRDKLQAFVTKSVLSLGPPDDSMDGILIGTVLHYDSVLARFLKNPLWNRKVFKAILQWPDRMDLWEQFEGLLLNAATPQEGEAAAMALYQENKAAMDKGAQVSWPALRPLVKLMLRRAREGHAAFDSEQQNDPVAGDDAPFANSIQYWVNRLNEWIFYGACDPSLGRLGNRRDPSAICVGGYNRETGIMDVVEAVIKKRIPDKIISDIIDMQREYCCIVWGFESVQFQEFLRTELVKRSAQQQVPVPARPLIPNSDKILRIESLQPHMHNGLIRVHSSQTTLIHQFRHFPKADHDDGPDAVQMLYMLCVTGGIAAGAQGGNTNIQTQTAQQRYARQSARMFRR; from the coding sequence ATGGCAAAGACCAGTAAGCAGTTTCTCGCCGACCTGACCTCGCTGGCCGATGACCTGCGCAAGCAGATCGACGCCAACATGGATGGCTGGGACGTCACGCCCGAGGCCATTGCCGAACGTCGTCGCAAGGTTTGCGATCCGGTCACCGGGTTTGAGTACTGGGACCGCAACTACTTCCCGCACTACGGCAAGGCCGAGCCCAGCGTACTGCACCAGTACCTGTACAAGCGCCTGCCCGAGATCGTCAACGCCAAGTCCGGCCAGCGCGACGCAATTGCCGCGCCGCGTGGTGAGGCCAAGTCCACCAAGGTCTCGATGTCGTTCGTCACCTGGTGCTTGGTCACGAGCTCGAAGTGGTACACCATCATTGTGATGGACGCCTTCGAGCAGGCCGCTGAAATGCTCGAAGCCATCAAGGCCGAGCTGGAAGCCAACCCTCGGATCGCGAGCGATTTTCCGGAAGCGTGCGGCCAAGGCAAGGTCTGGCGCGCGGGTGTCATCGTCACGGCCAATGGCCGGAAGGTGGAAGCGTTCGGCTCGGCCAAGAAGATCCGGGGTCGTCGTCACGGCTCGCATCGTCCTGATCTCGCGATCATGGACGATATCGAGAACGATGAGAACGTGAACACACCGGAGCAGCGAGACAAGCTGCAGGCATTCGTCACGAAGTCTGTTCTGTCGCTGGGTCCACCAGATGATTCGATGGACGGCATCCTGATCGGCACCGTGCTGCACTATGACAGTGTGCTGGCACGGTTCCTCAAGAATCCGCTCTGGAATCGCAAGGTGTTTAAAGCCATCCTGCAGTGGCCTGACCGCATGGACCTATGGGAACAGTTCGAAGGGCTGCTACTGAATGCCGCAACGCCCCAAGAGGGCGAAGCTGCAGCTATGGCGCTGTACCAGGAGAACAAAGCGGCCATGGACAAGGGCGCGCAGGTCAGTTGGCCAGCGCTGCGCCCGCTGGTGAAGCTGATGTTGCGCCGTGCGCGTGAAGGCCATGCAGCCTTCGACAGTGAACAACAGAACGATCCGGTGGCCGGGGACGATGCGCCTTTCGCCAACAGCATTCAGTATTGGGTCAATCGACTGAATGAGTGGATCTTTTATGGTGCCTGCGATCCCAGCTTGGGAAGGCTTGGCAATCGTCGTGACCCGAGTGCCATATGCGTTGGTGGCTACAACCGGGAGACCGGCATCATGGACGTGGTCGAGGCAGTCATCAAGAAGCGTATTCCGGACAAGATCATCAGCGACATCATCGACATGCAACGGGAGTACTGCTGCATTGTCTGGGGCTTCGAGTCCGTCCAGTTCCAGGAATTTTTGCGAACCGAGTTGGTGAAGCGCAGTGCTCAGCAGCAAGTGCCTGTGCCAGCGCGTCCATTGATTCCTAACTCCGACAAGATTCTGCGCATCGAGAGCCTGCAGCCGCACATGCACAACGGACTGATTCGTGTGCATTCGAGTCAGACCACTTTGATTCATCAGTTTCGGCATTTCCCAAAGGCTGACCACGACGATGGTCCAGACGCCGTGCAGATGCTCTACATGCTTTGCGTCACTGGCGGCATTGCGGCAGGCGCGCAGGGCGGCAACACCAACATTCAAACCCAGACCGCTCAGCAGCGCTACGCGCGCCAGAGCGCTCGCATGTTCAGGAGATAG
- a CDS encoding DUF1804 family protein: protein MAHGKEKRTQLRGLYVFQRLPMEAACKKVGIPRGTANRWKLEAADAGDDWDTVRSAVALGDDNFKSLAAKLLEDYLVQHQATMDFLRDAKDMGPRERAETLASMSDSFNKTMASFKRLNPELDRQAVQLDVLQRFATFVRAKFPQHLHVLVETLEPFGEELAKVR, encoded by the coding sequence ATGGCCCACGGCAAAGAAAAGCGCACCCAACTTCGCGGCCTGTATGTGTTTCAGCGGCTGCCGATGGAGGCCGCCTGCAAGAAGGTGGGCATTCCGCGTGGCACAGCAAACCGCTGGAAGCTAGAAGCCGCGGATGCGGGCGACGACTGGGACACCGTGCGCTCCGCCGTGGCGCTGGGCGACGACAACTTCAAGAGCTTGGCCGCGAAGCTCCTGGAGGACTATCTGGTCCAGCATCAGGCCACCATGGATTTTCTGCGCGATGCGAAGGACATGGGGCCGCGCGAGCGTGCCGAGACGCTGGCGAGCATGTCCGACTCGTTCAACAAGACGATGGCCTCGTTTAAACGACTGAATCCAGAACTGGACCGTCAAGCGGTCCAGCTCGATGTGCTGCAGCGCTTCGCCACATTCGTGCGGGCGAAGTTTCCGCAGCACTTGCACGTCCTTGTCGAAACGCTGGAGCCCTTCGGCGAAGAGCTGGCGAAGGTACGGTGA